Proteins found in one Methylobacter sp. S3L5C genomic segment:
- a CDS encoding acyl-CoA dehydrogenase family protein, with protein sequence MPIHDYEKIRSEIRTLVDEVIRLNAEQTDQGIFPRENLEALALAGWNGVLVSKEYGGLGLDYVAFSIVAEEIGRVCASTGLVYVMHTGAAQTINLFGNHDQKERWLKPARDGLIGTYSTSEKASGGHWWFNFSEAARDNDNNYLLNAEKSFTTSAGQADYYIFQTRSPGAKSATDISFFIVDSKLDGISHGVWDALGVRGNHSGPITYKNVHIKSIDRLGEEGQGKDIVYHGVSPVYLVGLGAVWHGVARAALEKAVDHLTGTIHRDFNRKLSDYQVLRQQLGESKILVESLRPWQHDLARQLDQLQANGEPQGQILLSLTEFKVHASEVANISARNAMDVSGGYGYKKGQLERIFRDARAGISMGPSNNIAREWIGKR encoded by the coding sequence ATGCCTATACATGATTACGAAAAAATCCGTTCTGAAATCCGTACGTTGGTTGACGAAGTCATTCGACTTAATGCTGAACAAACTGACCAAGGTATTTTTCCTAGAGAAAACCTTGAAGCCCTTGCTCTGGCTGGTTGGAATGGGGTGCTTGTTTCTAAAGAATACGGCGGTCTAGGCCTGGATTACGTTGCCTTTTCAATCGTTGCTGAAGAGATCGGTCGTGTCTGCGCTTCTACCGGACTGGTTTATGTGATGCACACTGGCGCTGCTCAGACCATCAACTTATTTGGTAATCACGATCAAAAAGAACGTTGGTTGAAACCCGCGCGGGACGGTTTAATCGGCACCTATTCTACCAGCGAAAAAGCATCAGGCGGACACTGGTGGTTTAATTTTAGTGAGGCTGCCCGTGATAATGACAATAACTATCTGCTCAATGCCGAAAAATCATTTACTACCAGTGCAGGACAAGCAGATTACTATATTTTTCAAACGCGCTCACCTGGCGCTAAAAGCGCTACCGATATTAGTTTTTTCATCGTCGATTCCAAGCTGGATGGTATTAGCCATGGCGTTTGGGATGCACTTGGCGTTCGTGGTAACCACAGCGGTCCAATTACTTACAAAAATGTGCACATCAAAAGTATTGATCGCCTAGGTGAAGAAGGGCAGGGTAAAGATATTGTTTACCACGGCGTTTCACCGGTATATTTAGTCGGTTTGGGGGCTGTTTGGCATGGCGTAGCCAGAGCAGCATTAGAAAAAGCTGTTGATCATCTAACGGGTACGATCCATCGCGATTTCAACCGAAAACTGTCTGATTATCAAGTACTGCGACAACAATTGGGTGAGTCCAAAATATTAGTGGAGAGCCTGCGCCCTTGGCAGCACGATTTAGCCAGACAATTAGACCAATTGCAAGCCAATGGTGAACCACAAGGGCAAATCCTGCTGTCGTTAACTGAATTCAAAGTCCATGCCTCAGAAGTTGCTAACATCTCGGCACGCAATGCCATGGATGTCAGCGGCGGTTATGGTTACAAAAAAGGCCAGCTTGAACGCATCTTCCGCGATGCCCGAGCAGGTATCAGTATGGGGCCATCCAACAACATCGCTCGAGAATGGATTGGTAAACGGTAA
- the sfnG gene encoding dimethylsulfone monooxygenase SfnG, translating into MSVEQLKFAYWVPNVSGGLVVSDIEQRTSWDIDYNRKLAQIAEKSGFEYALTQIRFTAGYGAEFQHESVAFSHALLAATTKIKVIAAILPGPWDPVLAAKQLSTIDNLTEGRIAVNIVSGWFKGEFLAIGQPWLEHDERYRRSQEFIEVLKGIWTTDSFTYQGDFYRLHDYSLKPKPLQQPHPEVFQGGSSRAARDMASQVSDWYFTNGNTVEGIKAQVDDIREKATANNHKIKIGVNAFIIARDTEEEAKAVLAEIIAKANHEAVNAFGHAAKQAGASTSELEGNWAKSTFEDLVQYNDGFKTNLIGTPQQIAERIVEFKAVGVDLILSGFLHFQEEVSYFGKNVLPLVRELESQQKVTATA; encoded by the coding sequence ATGAGTGTAGAACAACTTAAATTTGCCTATTGGGTACCTAATGTTAGCGGTGGTTTAGTCGTCAGTGATATCGAACAGAGAACAAGTTGGGATATTGATTACAATCGTAAGCTGGCACAAATTGCAGAAAAAAGTGGTTTTGAATATGCGCTGACCCAGATCAGATTTACTGCTGGTTATGGTGCTGAATTCCAACATGAGTCAGTGGCTTTTTCACATGCCCTGCTTGCTGCAACCACTAAAATTAAAGTCATTGCCGCTATTTTACCTGGCCCGTGGGACCCGGTCTTGGCTGCCAAGCAATTATCAACCATTGATAATCTTACTGAAGGTCGTATTGCGGTAAATATTGTTTCTGGTTGGTTCAAAGGTGAATTTTTAGCCATTGGGCAACCATGGTTGGAGCATGATGAGCGTTATCGCCGCTCTCAAGAATTCATTGAGGTTTTGAAAGGTATCTGGACAACCGATAGCTTTACTTACCAAGGTGATTTTTATCGACTCCATGATTACTCATTAAAACCAAAGCCATTACAGCAACCTCATCCCGAAGTATTTCAAGGCGGGAGTTCTCGTGCTGCCAGGGATATGGCATCTCAAGTTTCTGATTGGTATTTTACTAATGGCAATACTGTGGAGGGTATTAAGGCACAGGTTGATGATATTCGGGAAAAGGCGACTGCTAATAACCATAAGATAAAGATAGGTGTGAATGCTTTTATTATTGCTCGTGATACTGAAGAGGAAGCCAAAGCAGTATTGGCTGAAATTATAGCTAAAGCCAACCATGAAGCGGTCAATGCTTTTGGGCACGCAGCAAAACAAGCAGGGGCATCGACTTCTGAGCTTGAGGGAAATTGGGCCAAATCAACATTTGAAGATTTAGTGCAATATAACGATGGTTTTAAAACCAACTTGATTGGAACACCTCAACAGATTGCTGAACGTATTGTTGAATTTAAGGCGGTTGGAGTCGATCTGATTCTATCAGGCTTTTTGCATTTTCAGGAAGAGGTCAGTTACTTTGGCAAGAACGTTCTGCCACTCGTACGAGAGCTTGAATCACAACAAAAAGTAACTGCGACTGCTTAA